The Candidatus Omnitrophota bacterium genome contains a region encoding:
- a CDS encoding STAS domain-containing protein, whose product MKIEITQTEEGVILSLVGVLKKAEAIEAGDQIAKIARQKPKKLALDCSQLAALSLDSAPFLVSALERARLGKNNVRAFGCNSVVERTLRGADFERVGILE is encoded by the coding sequence ATGAAGATCGAAATAACGCAGACGGAGGAAGGCGTTATTCTTTCCCTCGTCGGCGTCCTCAAAAAAGCGGAAGCGATCGAAGCGGGGGATCAAATCGCCAAGATCGCCCGGCAAAAGCCGAAAAAACTGGCGCTCGATTGTTCGCAACTGGCGGCTCTTTCCTTGGACAGCGCGCCATTTCTGGTTTCCGCCCTTGAACGGGCGCGGTTGGGAAAAAATAACGTAAGGGCTTTCGGCTGCAATTCCGTCGTCGAGCGCACCCTGCGCGGCGCCGATTTCGAACGGGTGGGGATTTTGGAATAA